The DNA segment TTGGACGTTTTGGAGGTTTTTTCTCCTTCAATCAGTATTAAAATCCTTCATTACTGAAGCCccgcttcaaccctctctggtataACTCTGGAGTTCTAAAACGtgaagctcaatatctcagaggaactaggcctactctgaatGCAGATAGAACGTTATAATTCCAAGGGGACGATTTAGAACATTTTTTTGGAATTCACTAGCGTTCGTTCTCTGCAGGAAGGTCAGGGCATTGTGACGCAAAACAGCTGTTTCATTAGGTCATAATAGCCTAGGCCCTAGTTTTCATGGTGATGTTTGAAATACTGTCAGACAAAACGTAACCTCATTTGTGTAGGTCGACATTGCGATTCTTCGATgttaggcctatagcctaacttatagcctactttaaaaggAAACGAGGTAAGCTCAGGAATAGTCTGACTCAAGAGTTATTACAGTCTTACGAACGTATTACTGTTTCTTTAAGTGTAGGCTAATTGAATGTTGAACAAAACTGTCTTGTAGGCTAGTTGGTCTGAATAATGTCTTGAATAAATGCGAAAGGAAACTTCTTAAATCGGGTATGGGTATTTCTTAGAACATAGCCTACTTGCTTATCGTCAGCATACAATACCAATACATTCCAGATGTGCATTGGAGTTGTTGTCTACTTGTTTGATTTGTCTCAGTGTGTGAACTTTTACCTTACTGCTAAAGGGATAACTGGGTGTAATGGTCACTCATGGCCTGGGTGTATCCCAATATAGTCTTCAGAACTCTACTGAGAATGATTTGATGGTTGACTATTCTTGTGCTTTAGCCAAAGAAGAAATGTTCTGTGGAACCAAGGGCTGAATGTAGCTCTACAAAGAGGACCACAAATATTGATGCAGGTTAGTCTGTTAGTCTACAAGTCACCCTGTGCCCATGCTAAAACAGTTAGGTTTTACATGCCCTTCCATACATGTTAAAAATAGCTGGAGGCCACTGCTTTTTCAGATCAGGATCATGTGAACTTGTCCCCCATGGTACGCCACCTCGTGGAAAGCATGACGGAAGAGTAAGAGAGATTAATAATAATGAAGAAAAAACCCTAAAAAACCCTCTAAATGTTCTTTACTGGTCTGATAGTGATGTTTTGGGTTCTAAAATtctcccccccttttttttttcaggcatTGGAGAATTGTCTGTGAGGCTCTACATGTGCCTGTGAGACTACATTCATCCTCACAATGTCATGCATATATTAGTCATCAATGGCATGATGTGTAGAGAACAAAACAAACTCTGTAGTATGCTTTATCCTTTAACACGCTAATGAAATAGCTTATggcctttttttgtttactcagGGGACCAAAGAAGACGTTAGCCAGCTTTGTGCCTGCATAGTTGCGAAAGTGGTCCGGACGACTCATTATTACCTGATCCCAGCCCTTAGAAAAGTTCTGGGTGTTCCTGTCACATACGTGATTCCATGTGGAACAGCAAGGTCAGGGCAACTCACACCTCAGTACAGGCAGTAATCACTGGAATGACTAaccttttttatatatatataaaacacaagCATTTAATATTTATGACATCGATCATCTAGTGCATCCCTAAAGTAGAGCTTCCTGATTGTAAATCATGCGCAATTGCTCAATCGCAACAATCATTGCTAGATATCTACATGTGTTTATGCCTTGGAACAGGGTATGCACATCAGATACCAAGAAGGCTAGAGAGTTGTCCTTGGGGCAAGGAAATCTGAGGATTAGAGATGAAATGCTCCTGGCAGCAGCACACAAAAAAGTGGATGAGATTTTGCAAGAATCTGTCCGTATAGCCAATGGTTTGCAGCCAGCAGTGCCTGTCTTAATAGAGGGACCCATGAGGGCTGAACATGCCAAAGCCTCAGGACTATCACTCTCTATTCCTTTACTGGATCAGCTGACCGGTACTGAATTTAGGAAAAGGGCAACCGAGCAAGTGAGTGAGGTTTTGCTCAACACTCTTGACAGTGATTCCTGCCTTGAATCTCCAGCTGAGGTATTTGCCAAAGATGACCATGAGTCAAACACCAAAGCAGAGAGCCAGACAGACCTCTGTAAGCTTCCTGCCTTCTATCCACCTGGCACTCACTCACAGTCTGTTGCTGATGATCTTGTCGGTGATGTTATCGACTCCATGAACGAGGACTCAGGCCAAAACATTCACTTAGCAGCGTATGACGTCGTTGGATATGTCGTTGCGGGGATGAAAGATCTTGTGGAGACAACACGAGTCATGGGAGGTGTCTCTATGAGAAGGATCTACGCAACATCACAAACAATGTTCAGTGCCATTCAGAATGCTGTGAGGAAATTGTTTTCCAGATCTGTTTAACAGTAAAGAGGAGACAACAATGGCTTCTGTCAGACATGTCATTAGCCAAGTGATTTTGTTCATGCAGTGTGGACTTTCTGATCTTAAGAGTGCAGAAGATTTAGAGCAAATAGCACTGATTCAGAAGATCCTCAGTGCTTTGTTGAGTGAAGTCAGAATGATTGGCATGGAAACAAAAAAGGACAGGTCCCAAAGCCCTCAACTGCCATCGCCTCACTTCTTAAGATCAGCTGACAGAGAAATTGAAGACCCAACCAAACGTCATGGCATTCCTGTTCCCCCTGAAGTGATTGTCAACATGGAAGGCTCTTCATTGTCTCCTGCATGTGCCAACGAAGCCATCGCCCAAGTGGTGGACACAGTCTtagaatgtgaaagacttgttCCCGTCCCCATCAGACTGGAGAAATTGATCTCTGAATCAAAAATGTGGGCATTCTCCCATGATATTGCGGCTCAAGTCCAAAAGATCATAAAAAGTTCTCATGGCCTCCAGACTATTTCTGTGCCAGTGGGGAAGAGCCTTTCAGACTCCATTCTCTGCAAGTTACCAGCCAGAGCTGAGAGACAGAATGAAGCTCCATCTGGATTTATTTACGGTTATGTAGAAGAGGCTGTGAAGCGACTAGTGTCATCATGTTTGTTCCCCTCAGCATCTTCTGAGGACCAAGAACGTTCCCAGCAGAACCTAGAGACCTCAACATCATCCTGTATCCTCAACATGTTCACAGAAGTGATGGTCAAAGAGGTCATGGTGACTCTCTCCATAGAGTTTGAGGGAAACGCTGCATCTGCCAACAGTGACGACTTCAAGAAACTAGTCAGGGAGGATCAGAAACTCTTAGACAAACAGCCGCAAGACACTGAAATGACGTCATCCACCACTAACTCAAAAGTTGCGCTCCCTCATATTTTTGATTTGCCACAAAATAGTGAGTGTGAAGCAGTCATCTTTTCCTCACACCTCCCTCTTTCAGAGTCTAACAAGAATGACTATGCCTCCCTAGTCTCCATGTTGGTCATTCGACTTCTGAAGAAAGTTGATAGCTCACGCCCGTCCATCGGCACCCATCAGGACGGAGTTCCGGATAAAGTTCTGGATATCTCCAGAGAATTGATCCAGAAGATTCTGTGTGAGCTTGACACAAGTTTTGGTATCACAAGTGATGAAAGTCATCCGCAGCAAGTGAATTTTCACCTGATGTACCGAAATGTTTACAAGGATCTTACTAGAGAGTTTGGCTCTGAAGATGTGCTGTGTTCTGCCCTGGAATCACAAGATCAATCTTTTGAGTCCTTCCTGGTGGAGAAATTGACAGGAGAGATAATAAAGACTTGTAGCCAAACCAACTCAGCAGCTTCTGCAGCCCTCCCACCAATTCAAGCTGTAACTGGACTACAGGAAACTAGATCAACTAGATCTAACTATTTTCACGTTTTCCCTTTTGTAACAAAAACCCATTGAGGATATACAGTACAAAGTAATCTTTAACCTGCTCTAACGTAACCAGTTTTGAAGGAAGAGTAGAACAATATAGAACACTCTGTTATTCGCAGGTTCCTCTCAGGTTCAGGCCATGAAGACCGAGCTGAGGCAGACTCTGGCTGAGGTCACCAAGGCTCCTGCGTGTGCAGCCGGCCGTCTGGAGATGGCCCAGGAGGAAGAGACCGCAGGGTGCTGTTTCTTCAGGATGCCCAAATTCAAGTTTTCCTTCAAGGTGAAGTTCCGTTTATGTAACGCGTCATTGTAATGTGTCTATTATGTGGACTAATTGTGATCTCACAGATTAGTGAGTGACGCACAAATCGGTTCAGTATGATGTGAGTATGCAGATGGAATATTTCTTCATTAATCAATAATTGAATTTGAAATaatccttctctttcttcatcaGAAAATAATGAGAGGAGCTAAAGTTGGCCATTACTCCAACGTTACCTCATTTGAAGAGATGAACAGTAATGTGCCAGGTAAATAAAACAGCTAAAAAATGTGATCAAAGCCTGGACACATTCatgtattcattcattttaGTTCTGATGACATTCTTCGATACATGGCAAgcgttgtttttgttctttgtcATTTTTTTCCAGCCTGTGCACCATCCTCCTGTGAGACTCAGCTGAGTGAGGAGCCGTCCGCTGAGTTGGCTGCTTCTGACGGTCTCACTAAGCAGTAGACTGCATCTGGGCTTGCCAACACATCTTCTCCAGAGATGGGACTTTCTGACCTAAATGTTTAAGTCACCTACACAACTAGGTGATCTTTTGGATCATCGGATTTTCAAGTTTCATTAAACATGTCAATCCATGCATATTGGTGTAATTTTGACACAATGTTTCATATACAATGACAATGGCTACATAGTACATACAGTGGTGCAAAAAAATGTGGCAATCCCATAAACCACTTTAAATGTTTCATTAATTTCACAGCTGGAATGGTTCTGTCCCTATAAGAGATAACCATTAAATTCAACTCACAGAAGTGTCCATAGCATAGAAAAGAAAATAGAatagataacatatggaatagATCTTGTAAATGTAATATTAGACGGGAATAATGCGTAATACATGTGTGATTTGTCAAGACCAATCAATTaaatccacccatccatccaaatcaatcaatcaatcaattatcaatcacacacaccagtcttTACACAGTGCGTATAAGCTCTTCTTCTGGCCTCACTGGGGAGAGGAAGGCCAACCTGTCATCAGCATAAACTTtcagttgtttttgtgtgcgcaaacacacactcacccaccaacacaaatacacacttttCAGACATTAAAGCATGTTTTGGCCTAATAATAATGTATGTCCCTTAGTTGGTAAGGGACTGTCTTTGTGCCAATTAACTGGATATTATCcagtgtctgtctttgtgcCAATTAACTGGATATTATTGGTCATTAAATTTGTAATTTTTAGAATTTGGCACCATCTCCTTATAACCAAGACTTTGATGAACTATTTGAGCAGAAAACTAAATTGGGCACTGCTAgaaaatttgggccctatgaaagacaataattctgggccccctaataatatataataatctCTGGGGGTctcctgtcagtgctgggcccttaaAATCATCCTAACCGTTTTGCTTTGCTAgctgtaaacaaatccatgtgctttattgttacctttttccacagtttgatatagcataatgcacaatttctccagcagagggggaaatcctgccaagtttacCTTTAAGGCGCGCTCCCAAAAGTCTCAGATCATTCAAATGAGGTGCTCAGTGAGGTGATAATCTTTGGAGAGTTGCAAAAGGTGCTGCAAGGAAAGGATGGAGAGTGGGAAGGTGCCTGGAATGGACGGACTTCCATGAGTGATTTTGGCCTGCCCTGAAGGAGCATCTGCTTGAGGGGCTCTATGACAGTTTAGTTTGAAGGCTGCTACCATGAGATGCCACAGCAGTTCTTACCCTTCTCCCTAAAAAGGATCTAAGGGGCGAATTCTCCCATTCACGCATAATCATGTGTAAGCCCTTTTTTACGCGCTTCAGTTGTGGACTTTTCAGTACGCGCATGCTCCCGTACCCGCTTCTGTATAACTGAGTTGAACTTAACATTTAACCACACCTCAAAACTGTCCTTCATTGAGGTTGAGGAGCAATTTTTTATACAGCCAGCAGAAGAAAAGTGCTAACCCATCAATTCAGTGGCCAGACAGTTGTTTTCTATTATGAGATGACGCCCTGAAAAATAGAAAGAATTTGAGTGACAGCGACGGTCGCCCTGTTGTTCCACTTGCTGTGTGCGTGCACCATTCACTTCAATAGATTCTATTCCATCTTGCCAGTCGCCTGCCATAAATCGCCGTCACGTTGCCGGCCGTGTGCGTAGACCtttattgctttaataaatggaatcttTGTTCATTTAATTTGGCCCTTTTTACAACTTATGTTATTTAACTCCAAACAGAGAGGTcacattgacaataaaatactTGTTTAAATCTAAATTGAATGGTATAAATATCTCCCCCAAATCACTAAAGAGATGTCATTCTTTACGTTAACTTGTTCGCTGCGCATGCATCAACATTTACGGCATGGCTATTATGGTGACAGGGATTTAAACAGAAGTCCTGATTGGACCTTGTCAGACCTCCACTACTAGCACTACTATCTTTCCCTCCTCCTGTCTTGAGTGGACAAGATTCAGAAATTGAAAACGCGCTCTATGGACTGAGAATGTATTTAAAACGAAACAGCGTTTTAAAATTAAAACTAAATAATGGGGATGTATAGCCTGAAAATAGGCAGAATCAGGATGTTGTAATGCTTTTTACGGCTTCAATCTGGAATCTAgccatatatattttttaagcaACTGAACACGTACAAATGTTTGAAAGTATTTGGTGTTTAAATAGCACTTCATGTTCAGTTGTGAATGATGAGCTTAACTTTGCACACTTCTTGTAgtgtgattctttttttttaaagaaactaACGTCATGTGTATTACTTGAACTTCAGTAATAAAGGTCTTTTGAAAATGTCAActctctctcgctatctctcATCCTCCCATGTGCAagtctaacacacaaacacacacatacacacacactcacacacacacacacacacacacacacacacacacacacacacacacacactgacacacacacacacacacacacacacacacacacacacacacacacacactcacactgaggaagagggagaagggagtTGAGGTGGCACTGAACTCTGAACTGCTGATGGAGGGGGCGAGTT comes from the Alosa alosa isolate M-15738 ecotype Scorff River chromosome 22, AALO_Geno_1.1, whole genome shotgun sequence genome and includes:
- the LOC125288033 gene encoding uncharacterized protein LOC125288033 isoform X1, yielding MSWETFQHADSATERNQLLVPEMRDWAAETLMKRSLFAALCCRNRHNSPDFQPKKKCSVEPRAECSSTKRTTNIDADQDHVNLSPMVRHLVESMTEEHWRIVCEALHVPGTKEDVSQLCACIVAKVVRTTHYYLIPALRKVLGVPVTYVIPCGTARFLSGSGHEDRAEADSG
- the LOC125288033 gene encoding uncharacterized protein LOC125288033 isoform X2 codes for the protein MKTELRQTLAEVTKAPACAAGRLEMAQEEETAGCCFFRMPKFKFSFKKIMRGAKVGHYSNVTSFEEMNSNVPACAPSSCETQLSEEPSAELAASDGLTKQ